The Bacteroidia bacterium genomic interval CCTCTAATGCTAACATCCGGAGCAGGTTCCGGCATAGGCGCTTCTTCACAGCAAATAAGACTGAGCAATAGAAGGGAGATAAGTGATTTGAATATGTATTTCATGCTAGCTTGAAGAGGCTGTGAGAAAATGACTATTTCTTCTTAGCCCTAAGGGCAGCTTCATATGATTTTCTCGCCCATGCAGCCAATTGATCCCGATTTTCTATGACATCCTGAGGCACTTCCCAATAAGGCATACCCTTCTTTTTTCCTCCCATGCTAAAAGGCTTCATACCGCGTGCCTCATAATCCGCTTGATTGTATTCATCTACTTTGAGGCGTAAAACCAGGTCGCGATTGACCATAGCGATCATGTGGCCTTCGTGAAAGATGCCAGCTCCGCCAAACATTCGTTTGATGGTAATGGGGCCAAAAGCATCAAATTGTCCAGCAAGAAAGTCGAGATGTTCCTGAGGTATCCCCATTTTTATAAATGTTGAAATGAAGCCAAATTACCTAAACTGCCATCATCACTTGTTTGGCAGCTCGGCTACCGGCACTACTTTCATGTTTATATCCGCAAACTTCCAGGGCCGATTCTATAGCACCTACAGTAGCCAGGAGGTCATTTTGATTGACCGCTCCCATATGACCAACTCTGAAATATTCAGACTTTATT includes:
- a CDS encoding TfoX/Sxy family protein; translation: MGIPQEHLDFLAGQFDAFGPITIKRMFGGAGIFHEGHMIAMVNRDLVLRLKVDEYNQADYEARGMKPFSMGGKKKGMPYWEVPQDVIENRDQLAAWARKSYEAALRAKKK